A section of the Candidatus Sulfotelmatobacter sp. genome encodes:
- a CDS encoding nuclear transport factor 2 family protein — protein MKNAKELMLEYTAFSFRDPKKAAEMFAEDSAFELPYLATFGLPTEYRGRDAIAAFFQSVLDIYPGFQFENTKVPIETPDQVFAEFEATAVSIKTGRTVHQLFFARLVAENGKIKLFREALNTLELAKANVQNSADLF, from the coding sequence ATGAAAAACGCTAAGGAACTCATGCTTGAATACACCGCCTTCTCGTTCAGAGATCCGAAGAAGGCGGCGGAGATGTTTGCGGAAGATAGCGCCTTTGAGCTGCCGTATCTTGCGACCTTCGGACTTCCTACGGAGTACAGGGGCCGAGACGCGATCGCCGCCTTTTTCCAATCCGTGCTCGACATCTATCCCGGTTTCCAATTCGAGAATACCAAGGTGCCGATCGAGACTCCCGACCAGGTCTTTGCGGAATTCGAGGCCACCGCGGTGTCAATCAAAACGGGAAGAACCGTTCATCAACTCTTCTTTGCGCGGCTGGTTGCCGAGAATGGCAAGATCAAGCTGTTTAGAGAAGCTCTGAATACGTTGGAATTGGCCAAGGCTAATGTACAGAATAGCGCGGACTTGTTTTGA
- a CDS encoding NmrA family NAD(P)-binding protein: protein MTSPVVSNEMYVILGASGKTGSIAADVLLSKGKKVRVVGRDSGRLKRFVDKGAEAFTADMNNVSALTKAFSGARAAYLLLPPAKSPADQERDSDGIAKAAKESGLRYAVHLSSYGAQVAKGAGPVSGLHSSEQKLNAIDGLNVLHLRAAYFMENNLAASGMIHHMGILGNALLPDLKLPMVATRDVGNYAGQRLLDLDFSGKQTRELLGERDLSMTETTAAIARGIDRPGLRYQQFPYDQVQQVLMQLGVPPKGAAMYIEMYKAINAGVLVPLEPRSKENTTPTSIEQFVQYVFAAGYQRKAPGA from the coding sequence CCGTTGTTTCGAACGAAATGTATGTGATTTTAGGGGCGAGCGGGAAAACCGGCTCGATCGCCGCCGATGTCCTGCTCTCGAAGGGCAAGAAGGTGCGTGTCGTCGGGCGTGATTCGGGGCGACTAAAGCGCTTTGTGGACAAAGGCGCGGAAGCGTTCACGGCTGACATGAATAATGTATCTGCGCTCACGAAAGCCTTCAGCGGTGCGCGCGCAGCATACTTGCTGTTGCCGCCGGCAAAATCCCCGGCGGACCAGGAGCGAGATAGCGATGGGATCGCGAAGGCCGCGAAGGAATCCGGCCTGCGCTACGCGGTGCATTTGAGTAGCTACGGCGCGCAGGTTGCTAAAGGTGCCGGGCCAGTCTCGGGACTACATTCTTCGGAACAAAAACTGAACGCTATCGACGGTCTCAACGTTCTGCACCTTCGCGCCGCGTATTTCATGGAGAACAATCTGGCAGCGAGCGGCATGATCCATCACATGGGAATTTTGGGAAATGCGCTGCTACCCGACTTGAAGTTACCCATGGTCGCGACGCGCGATGTTGGCAACTATGCGGGACAGCGCCTCCTCGATCTGGATTTTTCGGGCAAACAAACGCGCGAACTGCTCGGCGAGCGAGATTTGTCGATGACGGAAACTACCGCGGCGATTGCGCGCGGCATCGACAGGCCGGGTCTGCGTTACCAGCAATTCCCGTATGACCAAGTGCAGCAGGTGTTGATGCAGTTGGGTGTTCCGCCGAAGGGGGCTGCCATGTACATCGAGATGTACAAAGCCATAAACGCGGGAGTCCTTGTTCCGTTGGAGCCACGCTCGAAAGAGAACACTACGCCTACTTCGATTGAACAATTCGTGCAGTATGTTTTTGCGGCTGGGTATCAAAGGAAGGCTCCCGGCGCTTAG